Below is a window of Frigoribacterium sp. SL97 DNA.
GCGCGACGACGGTCGTCAGTCGCTCCTCGAAGACGCGCGTCGACGCGATGCGACGGGCCAGCAGGTCGGGGTGGGCCCGCAGCACCCGTCGGCGCAGGACGACCAGTTCGCGATCCACCGTGGCCGACTCGACGGCGTGCGTCAGCAGCTGGATCAGGCTCGACAGCACGGGCTCGTCGCGTTGGGCCACGAACCGCTCGAGGTCTCGACCGTCCGGCAGCGCGGGCGGATCACCGACGACGGCTTCTTCCTTGGAGGGGAAGTAGTTGAAGAAGGTGCGCGGCGAGACGTCGGCCCGGCGGCTGACCATGTCGACCGTCACCGCGTCGAGCCCGTGTTCGACGATGAGGTCGAGGACGGCGACCTGGATCGCTCGTCGGGTGGCCAGACGTTTGCGCTCGCGCAGACCGGGGGCGGCGTTCGGGTCGCTCATCAGGCCATCATCGCTCATGCCGCCGGGGAAAGGGGTGGACGCCCCCCGCCGATCCGGCGCTCGCGCCGGTGCCGCCGGGCCGGTGCCGCCGGCGGCGGTGTCGCCGGCGCGGGTCAGCGGGTGGCGTGACGGCTGACGACCACCAGCATGGCTTCGAGCGCCATGGCCGGCGACACGTTGGCCTCGATGCGGCGGCGGGCCAGGGCGATCGCGTCGAGGACGGCCAGGGTCGCGGCCGGGGTGGAAGCGGTCGCCGCGGCGTCGAGCTGTGCCCGGATGGCCTCGTTGATGGGCTGCTCGTCGACGCCCAGCTGCAGCAGCAGGACGTCGCGGTACAGCGAGAGGAGGTCGACCATGATGCGATCGATCCCGTCGCGGAGGCTCCGGGTCGCTCGGCGTTTCTGGTCGTCCTCGAGGGCGCGCAGTTGGCTCCGCAACGCCGGAGGCACGGTGCCACCCGGCTCGACGCCCAGGGAGCGCAGGGCGCTCGCCCGTTCTTCGGCGTCACGCTCTTCCGTGATCGCCTTGGCGTCGTCGCCCGCCACCGCGAGCAGGGTCGCCGCCGCGATGACGGCGTCCGAGACGCTGCGGATGCCCAGGGCGGTCTCGAGGGTCTGACGACGTCGCGACCTCGCCGAGGAGTCGAGCGCCAGGCGCCGCGCCATGCCGATGTGGCTCTGGGCCTCCCGGGCCGCCACGAGGGCGATCTCCGACTCCACCCCGTCGCGGTCCTCGAGGAGCGCGGCGACGTCGGCCACGGCGGGCATGCGGAGGCGCACGCTGCGGACGCGGGAGCGGATCGTCGGGATGAGGTCGGCCTCGCTCGGGGCGCACAGCAGCCAGACCGTCCGGGGTGGCGGCTCCTCGAGCGCCTTGAGCAGGAGGTTCGAGGTCCGCTCGGTCATGCGGTCGGCGTCCTCGATGACGACCACCCGGTAGCGACCCACCGACGGCGAGAACTGGCTCGCCGCGACCAGGGACCGGACCTCGTCGATCGTGATGATGATGCGTTCCGTGCTGAGGACCGCGAGGTCGGGATGCGACCTCGCGGCGACCTGCCGGAGGGTCGCCTCCTCGTCGGCCGGCTCTCGTGAGAGCAACGCGGCCGCGAAGGCGTAGGCGAGGTTGGAGCGACCCGAGCCGGGCGGGCCGGTGATGAGCCACGAATGGGTCATCGAGGCGTTGCCGGGCTGGGTGGAAGCCGCCGCTGTCAACGCCTCGATGGCGTCGGGCTGACCCGTGAGGTGTTCCCAGAGGGGCATGGTCAGCGTGCGCCCTCGACTCGAGGGCCTACCCCGCCGGTCACTCGGCCGCCGGGGCCTTCGGGGCCGGCGTCTTCGCAGCCGGCGCCTTCTTCGCCGCGGTGGTCGTCTTGGCGGTGGCCGTCTTCGCGGTGGTGGCCTTCTTGGCCGGTGCCTTGGCCGTGGTGGCCTTCTTGGCGGGTGCCTTCTTGGCCGGAGCCTTCTTGGCGGCCGCCTTGGGTTTGGCCGGACCCTTGGCCCGCTTGTCGGCGAGCAGCTGGACGGCGCGGTCGAAGTCGACCTCTTCCACCGTCTCGCCCCGCGGGATGGTCGCGTTCGTCTCGCCGTCGGTGACGTACGGGCCGAACCGGCCGTCCTTCACCTTGATGGGCTTGCCGCTCACGGGATCGGCCTCGAACTCCTTCAGGGCGCTGCTGGCCTTGCGGGCACCGTACTTCGGCTGGGCGTAGAGCTCGAGCGCCCCGGGCAGGTCGATCTCGAAGATCTGGTCCTCGCTCGTCAACGACCGGGTGTCGGTGCCCTTCTTGAGGTAGGGGCCGTAGCGCCCGTTCTGCGCCTGGATCTCGACGCCGCTCTCGGGGTCGGTGCCGACGGTCCGGGGCAGGTCGAGCAGCCGCAGCGCCGTGTCGAGGTCGACCGTGTCGACGCCCATGCTCTTGAAGAGCGACGCCGTGCGTTCTTTCGGAGCGGCGGTCTTCTTGGCGGGGGCCTTCTTCGCCGGAGCCTTCTTGGCCCCGGTCGTGGTCGCGGCGGCGGCGGCGGACGACGGCTCGGTCACCTCTCCCGTCGCCGGGTCGGCCGTGATCTCGTCGGTCGCCGACTCGGGGGTCCGTTCGGTCACGTACGGGCCGAAGCGGCCGTCCTTCGCGATGACCTCCTTGCCCGTCTCGGGGTTCAGACCCAGTACGCGGTCGCCGACGACGGGGGCGTCGATGAGCTCGCGTGCCTTCTCGGCCGTCAACTCGTCGGGAGCGAGGTCCTCGGGCACGTTGACCCGACGGGGCGTCTCGGGGTCGTCGCCCGGCGCCTCGAGGTAGGGGCCGTAGCGACCGATGCGCAGGGTCACGCCGTCGGCGAGCACGATGGAGTTGATGTCGCGCGCGTCGATCTCGCCCAGGTTGTCGATGACCTTGCGGAGACCACGGTGCGACTCGTTGCCGAAGTAGAAGCCGTTCAACCAGTCCACGCGGTCGGCGTCACCACCGGCGATGAGGTCGAGGTCGTCCTCCATGCTGGCCGTGAAGTCGTACTCGACCAGGTCGGCGAAGTAGTCCTCGAGCAGACGGACCACCGAGAAGGCGATCCAGTTCGGGACGAGGGCCGTTCCGCGAGGGGTGACGTAGCCACGGTCGACGATGGTCGACATGATGGCGGCGTAGGTCGAGGGGCGTCCGATGCC
It encodes the following:
- a CDS encoding TetR/AcrR family transcriptional regulator, with the protein product MSDPNAAPGLRERKRLATRRAIQVAVLDLIVEHGLDAVTVDMVSRRADVSPRTFFNYFPSKEEAVVGDPPALPDGRDLERFVAQRDEPVLSSLIQLLTHAVESATVDRELVVLRRRVLRAHPDLLARRIASTRVFEERLTTVVAQRMAADEGVADDAVDASLLSRAHLVSLVSIATLRHAWAEWIDDDDVDHLSDMRYSLRARMEASFVELGRLVTREVR
- a CDS encoding DNA polymerase III subunit delta' — its product is MPLWEHLTGQPDAIEALTAAASTQPGNASMTHSWLITGPPGSGRSNLAYAFAAALLSREPADEEATLRQVAARSHPDLAVLSTERIIITIDEVRSLVAASQFSPSVGRYRVVVIEDADRMTERTSNLLLKALEEPPPRTVWLLCAPSEADLIPTIRSRVRSVRLRMPAVADVAALLEDRDGVESEIALVAAREAQSHIGMARRLALDSSARSRRRQTLETALGIRSVSDAVIAAATLLAVAGDDAKAITEERDAEERASALRSLGVEPGGTVPPALRSQLRALEDDQKRRATRSLRDGIDRIMVDLLSLYRDVLLLQLGVDEQPINEAIRAQLDAAATASTPAATLAVLDAIALARRRIEANVSPAMALEAMLVVVSRHATR